CGGTCCTCGGCGTCGAAATACCGGTACACGCCCGGCAGGCCCGGCAACTTGGCGACCGTCGCCAGCACCTGTTCGCGCGCCCCCTCGCTGGGGCGCACTGGGGATTCCGCATCCTTCGTCATCGTCGCGATCAACTCCTCTCTGACGGCACGCCGGGCGTCCGGACGCAAGCGCGGCCGGATCTGCGGCGGCGGGGTCGGCGCCGGCTGGGCGCGCGGCGTGGACCTTGTCCGGGCGCGCGGCTTGCCGTTCTTGCTAACTGTTTTGCCAACTGCGTTGTCGTTCGTGGTGGTGGGCGTCTCGAATCCGGCTTCCTGGTGCAATCCTGCTTCGACTTCCTTGCTCACTTGCCTCGCTCACTCACCACATGCAACCGCAATCGACTACGTGGACCCATCCTCCGGCGCCTGGGTGACGATCACGAAGGCGACGCCGTAGTCGGCTTCGTCGCTGATCGTCACCTGGGCGGACAGGCGATGGGTCCGCATGAATTCTTCCAATGCCCCGCTGCACACGATCACCGGCTTGCCGCTCGGCGCGTTGAGCATCTGGGCCGAGCGCCAGGTCATGGGCATGCGCATGCCCAGCCCGATCGCTTTCGAGAACGCCTCCTTGGCGGAGAAGCGCGTGGCCAGGAAACGCAGGCCGCGCACTTCATTCTTGGCGCGGCGGGCGTGGTATTTCACCAGTTCTTCCGGAC
This genomic stretch from Massilia sp. 9096 harbors:
- the acpS gene encoding holo-ACP synthase — encoded protein: MIYGIGTDIVQISRVEAALARNGERFAEKILGPEELVKYHARRAKNEVRGLRFLATRFSAKEAFSKAIGLGMRMPMTWRSAQMLNAPSGKPVIVCSGALEEFMRTHRLSAQVTISDEADYGVAFVIVTQAPEDGST